Proteins from a genomic interval of Quercus lobata isolate SW786 chromosome 11, ValleyOak3.0 Primary Assembly, whole genome shotgun sequence:
- the LOC115968619 gene encoding myb family transcription factor EFM-like, with protein sequence MGSVPPELSLDFAPSFVPKTITDFLRDVSMIGSVSERALKLDDFVKRLEEEMGKIDAFKRELPLCMILLNDAISVLKESMQCSVPNEVQPVLEEFIPLKKDCDQNEENKKEKDYKDKKNWMSSVQLWNTEDYSSTDCTKSNSKLDTKKSEEEGVLGSEDPFQSSRNRNGGRAFMPFKAYPGFPVARKEEKEELPVHGLSLLTPGIKNPREESGSNGLRTSCGKSVSSSAPNAIIRSGTQQSQQQTARKQRRCWSPELHRRFVSALQQLGGSQVATPKQIRELMQVDGLTNDEVKSHLQKYRLHTRRLPNSTAAAPANQSVVVLGSLWMQDQYGDSSKASSSQSGSPQGPLHLTGNTGGTSTTCGDSMEDDEDAKSEGYSWKSHTQKPGKADV encoded by the exons ATGGGTTCGGTTCCACCGGAGCTGAGCTTGGATTTTGCGCCGAGTTTTGTGCCGAAAACGATAACTGATTTTCTCAGGGACGTGTCGATGATCGGTAGCGTGTCGGAGAGAGCGTTGAAGCTCGATGACTTCGTGAAAAGATTGGAGGAAGAAATGGGGAAGATCGATGCGTTTAAGCGCGAGCTTCCACTCTGCATGATTTTATTGAACGATG CGATTTCAGTTTTAAAGGAGTCAATGCAATGCTCTGTGCCTAATGAGGTTCAACCAGTGTTGGAGGAGTTTATACCACTGAAGAAAGATTGCgatcaaaatgaagaaaacaagaaagaaaaggattACAAGGATAAGAAGAACTGGATGAGTTCTGTTCAGCTGTGGAACACTGAGGATTACTCCTCTACTGATTGCACCAAATCTAATTCTAAATTGGATACAAAG AAAAGTGAGGAAGAAGGTGTCTTAGGAAGTGAGGATCCATTCCAGTCTAGTAGAAATAGAAATGGAGGCAGAGCATTTATGCCATTTAAGGCCTATCCGGGTTTTCCAGTGGCGAGGAAAGAGGAGAAGGAGGAATTGCCAGTACATGGACTTTCTTTGCTGACTCCGGGGATTAAGAATCCAAGGGAGGAATCAGGCTCTAATGGTTTGAGAACCAGCTGTGGCAAATCTGTTTCCTCCTCTGCTCCTAATGCTATTATACGGAGTGGGACACAGCAGTCACAGCAGCAGACGGCTAGGAAACAGAGGAGATGCTGGTCACCGGAGTTGCATAGGCGGTTTGTCAGTGCTCTGCAGCAACTTGGAGGCTCACAAG TGGCTACTCCAAAGCAAATTAGAGAACTGATGCAGGTTGATGGGCTGACCAACGATGAAGTTAAGAGTCATTTACAA AAATACAGACTTCATACTCGAAGGCTTCCAAATTCTACAGCAGCTGCTCCTGCAAATCAATCTGTTGTTGTTTTAGGGAGTTTATGGATGCAAGATCAATATGGTGACTCTTCTAAGGCTAGCAGTTCCCAGTCTGGTTCTCCCCAAGGTCCCCTGCACTTAACTGGGAACACTGGAGGGACCTCCACCACATGTGGTGACAGCATGGAAGATGATGAAGATGCAAAATCTGAGGGCTATAGCTGGAAAAGTCACACTCAGAAACCTGGAAAAGCTGATGTATAG